One Saccharomyces eubayanus strain FM1318 chromosome VIII, whole genome shotgun sequence genomic window carries:
- the PUT4 gene encoding proline permease PUT4, which produces MLNLSLPFHNNNRHSAGVSPAQTVVTFTDAAVGGADKKDANVVQVTESSSSGSRTQHYEAEKDDAIRMEKISKNLSASSNGTVREELDLEKSPSADGDAGPPRLKQGLQSRHVQLIALGGAIGTGLLVGTSSTLHTCGPAGLFISYIIISAVIYPIMCALGEMVCFLPGDGSDSAGSSANLVTRYVDASLGFATGWNYYYCYVILVAAECTAASGVVEYWTTSVPKGVWITIFLLVVVLLNFSAVKVYGESEFWFASIKILCIVGLIILSFILFWGGGPKHDRLGFRYWQHPGSFAHHLTGGSLGNFTDIYTGIIKGAFAFILGPELVCMTSAECADQRRNIAKASRRFVWRLIFFYVLGTLAITVIVPYNDPSLVNALAQGKPGAGSSPYVIGIQNAGIKVLPHIINGCILTSAWSAANAFMFASTRSLLTMAQTGQAPKCLGKINRFGVPYVAVGVSFLCSCLAYLNVSSSTADVFNWFSNISTISGFLGWICGCIAYLRFRKAIFYNNMYERLPFKTWGQPYTVWFSLTIVSIITITNGYAIFIPKYWKVADFIAAYITLPIFLVLWLGHKLYTRTWNHWWHSVSEIDVTTGLVEIEEKSRDLEEMRLPPSTFREKFMDALL; this is translated from the coding sequence ATGCTGAATCTATCGCTACCCTTCCATAATAATAACCGACACAGCGCGGGCGTCTCGCCCGCGCAGACCGTAGTCACCTTCACGGACGCCGCCGTCGGCGGCGCCGACAAGAAGGACGCCAACGTCGTCCAGGTGACGGAGTCGTCCTCCTCCGGCTCGCGCACACAGCACTACGAGGCGGAAAAGGACGACGCCATCCGCATGGAGAAGATCTCCAAGAACCTGTCTGCGTCGTCCAACGGCACCGTTCGCGAGGAACTCGACCTGGAAAAGTCGCCCTCCGCGGACGGAGACGCCGGTCCGCCGCGCCTGAAGCAAGGTCTGCAGTCGCGTCACGTGCAACTGATCGCACTGGGTGGCGCTATCGGGACCGGGCTACTGGTCGGGACCTCGTCCACGCTGCATACATGCGGCCCCGCGGGGCTGTTCATTTCGTACATCATTATCTCCGCGGTGATCTACCCGATCATGTGCGCACTGGGCGAGATGGTGTGCTTCCTGCCCGGGGACGGCTCCGACAGTGCCGGGTCTTCTGCCAATCTGGTCACTCGGTACGTGGACGCGTCGCTGGGATTCGCTACTGGCTGGAATTACTACTACTGTTACGTGATCTTGGTGGCCGCCGAGTGTACGGCGGCCTCCGGGGTTGTCGAGTACTGGACTACCTCCGTCCCCAAGGGGGTCTGGATCACCATCTTCCTGCTTGTTGTCGTGCTGTTGAACTTCTCCGCCGTCAAAGTATACGGTGAGTCCGAGTTTTGGTTTGCGTCCATCAAGATCCTGTGTATCGTGGGACTGATTATTCTTTCGTTCATCCTGTTCTGGGGTGGTGGGCCGAAGCATGATCGTCTCGGGTTCCGCTACTGGCAACACCCGGGGTCCTTCGCGCACCATCTCACGGGCGGCTCGCTGGGGAACTTCACGGACATCTACACCGGGATCATCAAGGGCGCCTTCGCGTTCATTCTGGGCCCGGAGCTGGTGTGCATGACTTCGGCCGAGTGTGCGGACCAACGCCGCAATATCGCCAAGGCGTCGCGCCGTTTTGTGTGGAGGctgatcttcttctacGTGCTGGGCACGTTGGCCATCACCGTGATTGTGCCCTACAACGATCCATCTTTGGTCAATGCGCTGGCGCAGGGCAAGCCCGGCGCCGGGTCTTCGCCCTACGTGATCGGGATCCAGAACGCCGGTATTAAGGTTCTCCCCCACATCATCAACGGGTGCATTCTGACCAGTGCGTGGTCTGCTGCAAACGCCTTTATGTTTGCAAGCACTAGATCGCTGCTGACCATGGCGCAGACGGGCCAGGCGCCCAAGTGCCTCGGTAAAATCAACCGGTTCGGTGTTCCGTACGTGGCCGTGGGCGTGTCATTCTTGTGCTCGTGCCTGGCGTATTTGAACGTGTCTTCGTCCACTGCGGACGTGTTCAACTGGTTCTCCAACATCAGCACCATCTCTGGGTTTCTGGGCTGGATCTGCGGGTGCATCGCGTACCTGAGATTCCGCAAGGCCATCTTCTACAACAACATGTACGAAAGACTGCCCTTCAAGACCTGGGGCCAGCCGTACACCGTTTGGTTCTCGCTCACGATCGTGTccatcatcaccatcaccaACGGGTACGCCATCTTCATCCCCAAGTACTGGAAAGTGGCCGACTTTATCGCCGCCTACATCACCCTGCCCATCTTCCTCGTGCTGTGGTTGGGCCACAAGCTCTACACCAGGACCTGGAACCACTGGTGGCACTCGGTGTCCGAGATCGACGTTACCACGGGCCTGGTCGAAATCGAAGAGAAATCAAGAGACCTCGAAGAAATGAGACTGCCTCCCTCCACTTTCAGGGAGAAGTTCATGGACGCGCTGTTGTAA
- the REV1 gene encoding deoxycytidyl transferase: protein MSENDGLVDLLESDLEYSVEKETPVKHSITQSSFNDSHLTSKTGGTNAKSFLSLLSDDSLIEYVNELSRANKNNAHLITGTPKFVTQKVDCENLHTDLDRHEDLLIAQSNIEVKPNDNSENEIDKNKVYSRETYFQDKAQGQSVQDQILKNQYKGLISSQNCNLFKNCVIYINGYTKPGRLQLHEMIVLHGGKFLHHLSAKKRITHIVASNLPLKKRIEFANYKVVSPDWITESIEKGRLLPWQNYSLTAQLDEQQKKLDNCKTVIPFPPEINSNRAPAYVSSALLPIKPSSSTNIYNIDSKKIVDCNDPDFLNSYFAHSRLHHLSTWKANLRSKFLNENINNSIRITNKDTYTVFHIDFDCFFATVAYLCRSACFLSCDFEKDPIVVCHGTKNSDIASCNYVARKFGIKNGMWVSQAENLLPNGVKLISLPYNFEQFQSKSEAFYRILKNLNIFDLIIPISIDEAVCVKKTPNDIPNSYISNSEMCKEIRREVFKETNGCTVSIGCSDSLVLAKLALKMGKPNGYNITFRNDISEQFWSNFKLDDLPGVGYSVLSKLESTFNNPSFLSDLRKRYTLDSLKASVGSRLGMKIHLALQGQDDEESLKMLYDPKEVLQRKSLSIDINWGIRFENIAQVDSFIERGCQYLLMKLNEINKTTSQITLKLMKRCKDAPIEPPKYMGMGRCDSFSRGSKLGIPTNEFGIIATEMKSLYRSLACPPKELRGVALQFNKLVDMDSGNNQPKLRLPFKTIVTNKAFEDLPEDVKNDINNEFDKRNYMKNESGLASNIPSSKKKRSIYLKTSNRNDLPSTVEEQFMNELPTQVREEVRNDLRIQKKIHQTKLGNLQEKIKRREENLKNEKNHFMGHDSIFKPIKFQNLTRFKKICQLVTQWVAETLGEGGPHEKDVKLFVKYVVKLCDSNRVHLVLQLSNLISRELNLRASLNQDRTGFQKWEKILLSVIIPLLNRNKHTFQTVRKLDMDFEI, encoded by the coding sequence ATGAGTGAAAACGATGGTCTTGTAGACTTACTGGAGAGTGATTTAGAATATTCtgtagaaaaagaaacccCTGTGAAGCATAGTATTACTCAATCAAGCTTTAATGACTCGCACTTAACTTCAAAAACTGGCGGCACAAATGCAAAGTCGTTTCTCTCTTTATTAAGTGATGATTCGTTGATCGAATATGTCAACGAATTATCCAGAGCGAATAAGAACAATGCCCATTTGATCACCGGTACCCCAAAATTTGTTACTCAAAAGGTTGACTGTGAAAATTTACATACAGACCTTGACCGTCACGAAGACTTGCTCATCGCTCAGAGCAATATCGAAGTTAAACCAAATGATAACAGTGAAAATGAGATCGATAAGAACAAAGTGTATAGTAGGGAAACCTACTTTCAGGACAAGGCGCAAGGACAAAGTGTACAAGAccaaatattaaaaaatcaatataaAGGCCTAATTTCCAGTCAAAATTGTAActtgttcaaaaattgtGTCATCTATATAAATGGCTACACAAAACCTGGTAGATTACAACTACATGAAATGATAGTTTTACATGGTGGGAAATTTTTGCACCATCTGTCcgcaaagaaaagaattaCTCATATAGTAGCTTCCAATTTaccattgaagaaaagaattgaatTTGCAAATTACAAGGTAGTTAGTCCGGATTGGATAACTGAAAGTAtcgaaaaaggaagattATTGCCTTGGCAAAATTATTCTTTAACAGCCCAACTTGatgaacaacaaaaaaaactggataATTGTAAAACGGTAATTCCTTTCCCGCCTGAGATAAACTCTAATAGGGCACCTGCTTATGTTAGCTCCGCGTTACTGCCAATAAAACCATCATCATCGACAAATATCTATAATATAGattctaaaaaaatagtagaTTGTAATGATCCGGACTTTCTCAATTCTTATTTTGCTCACTCGCGCCTACACCATCTTTCTACATGGAAAGCCAATCTAAGAAGTAAGTTTTTGAACGAAAACATTAACAACTCAATCAGGATCACCAACAAGGACACTTACACAGTATTTCATATTGATTTCGATTGTTTCTTCGCAACTGTTGCATACCTTTGTAGGAGCGCTTGTTTCCTATCATGtgattttgagaaagaTCCTATAGTGGTGTGCCATGGTACCAAAAATTCCGACATTGCTAGTTGCAATTATGTGGCAAGAAAGTTTGGAATTAAGAATGGGATGTGGGTGTCACAAGCAGAGAATCTGCTACCAAACGGGGTCAAACTAATTTCACTACCATACAATTTTGAGCAATTTCAGTCAAAATCCGAAGCCTTTTACCGAATTCTCAAAAACTTAAACATTTTTGACTTGATAATACCCATATCGATTGACGAAGCTGTGTgtgtaaaaaaaactccAAATGATATCCCGAATAGTTACATCTCAAATTCCGAGATGTGCAAGGAAATACGCCGCGAAGTTTTTAAAGAGACCAATGGTTGCACGGTAAGTATTGGATGTTCAGATTCTTTGGTGCTAGCAAAATTAGCTCTGAAAATGGGGAAACCAAATGGTTATAACATTACATTCAGAAACGATATTTCGGAGCAATTTTGGTCTAATTTCAAACTGGATGATTTACCTGGGGTTGGATATTctgttctttcaaaattagaATCAACGTTCAATAATCCATCTTTTTTGAGTGATTTGAGAAAACGTTATACTCTAGATTCTTTGAAGGCAAGTGTAGGTTCCAGATTGGGTATGAAAATACATCTTGCACTACAAGGccaagatgatgaagaaagtttgaaaatgcTATATGACCCGAAAGAAGTCTTACAAAGAAAGTCGTTATCAATCGATATCAATTGGGGTATCAGGTTCGAAAATATAGCTCAAGTAGACTCGTTCATCGAAAGAGGCTGTCAGTACCTGCTAATGAAATTAAATGAAATCAACAAAACCACATCACAAATTACACTAAAACTCATGAAAAGATGTAAAGATGCTCCTATTGAACCTCCAAAATATATGGGTATGGGAAGGTGCGATTCATTCAGCCGAGGCAGCAAATTAGGTATTCCAACAAATGAGTTTGGAATTATCGCTACggaaatgaaaagtttGTATCGAAGTTTAGCTTGCCCTCCAAAGGAATTAAGAGGTGTCGCTTTACAATTCAACAAATTGGTCGATATGGATTCCGGCAACAACCAGCCAAAACTGAGACTACCATTTAAAACGATTGTGACAAATAAAgcatttgaagatttacCAGAAGATGTGAAAAATGACATTAACaatgaatttgataaaagaaattataTGAAAAACGAATCTGGGTTAGCTTCTAATATACCAagttccaaaaagaaaaggagtatatatttgaaaacatcaaacaGAAACGACTTGCCCAGCACTGTGGAAGAACAATTCATGAATGAATTACCAACGCAGGTTCGAGAAGAAGTGAGGAATGATTtgagaattcaaaaaaaaatccatcAGACGAAATTGGGAAActtacaagaaaagatcaaaagAAGGGAagaaaacttgaaaaatgagaaaaatcATTTTATGGGTCATGACAGCATCTTCAAACCAATCAAATTCCAAAACTTAACCCGATTCAAAAAGATTTGTCAATTAGTAACGCAATGGGTTGCCGAAACTTTGGGCGAGGGAGGACCACATGAGAAGGATGTTAAATTATTTGTGAAGTATGTGGTCAAACTTTGTGACTCTAATAGAGTTCATTTGGTTCTTCAATTATCGAATCTAATATCAAGAGAATTAAATCTCCGAGCCTCTTTAAACCAGGATCGTACTGGCTTCcaaaaatgggaaaaaatCCTACTCAGTGTTATAATTCCACTTTTAAACAGAAATAAACACACATTTCAAACTGTACGCAAACTAGACATGGACTTTGAAATatga
- the PYK2 gene encoding pyruvate kinase PYK2, giving the protein MPKTQSAPSTPTPTPMSESRLQRLANLKIGTPQELRRTSIIGTIGPKTNSCEAITALRKAGLNIIRMNFSHGSYEFHQSVIDNALESEQLFPGRPLAIALDTKGPEIRTGRTSDDQDFHILVDHQMIFTTDAKFEHSSNDKIMYIDYANLTKVIVPGKFIYVDDGILSFKVLQIMDDSNIRVQALNSGYISSRKGVNLPNTDVDLPPLSAKDIQDLQFGMRNGIHMVFASFIRAPEDVLTIRKVLGPEGQDIKIISKIENQQGLDNFDAILQVTDGVMIARGDLGIEILAPEVLAIQKKLIAKCNVAGKPVICATQMLESMTYNPRPTRAEVSDVGNAVLDGADCVMLSGETAKGDYPVNAVKIMAATALIAESTIAHLALYDDLRDATPKPTSTTETVAAAATAAILEQDGKAIVVLSTTGNTARLLSKYRPSCPIILVTRHARTARIAHLYRGVFPFVFEPKRLDDWAEDVHRRLKFGVEMARSFGMLESGDTVVSIQGFRGGIGHSNTLRVSTVGEEF; this is encoded by the coding sequence atGCCAAAGACGCAATCGGCCCCAAGTacaccaacaccaacaCCAATGTCAGAATCAAGACTGCAGAGACTAGCCAACCTGAAAATAGGGACCCCGCAAGAGCTTAGACGGACCTCTATTATAGGCACCATCGGACCGAAGACAAATAGCTGCGAGGCAATCACCGCTTTGAGGAAGGCTGGACTGAATATCATTCGAATGAACTTCTCCCACGGCTCCTATGAATTCCACCAATCAGTGATCGACAATGCCTTGGAATCAGAACAGCTGTTCCCCGGAAGACCACTCGCCATTGCTCTGGACACCAAGGGCCCTGAAATCAGAACGGGGCGCACCTCGGACGACCAGGACTTCCACATCCTCGTAGACCACCAGATGATCTTCACCACGGACGCAAAGTTCGAACACTCCTCCAATGACAAAATTATGTACATAGACTACGCTAATTTGACAAAAGTAATCGTGCCCGGGAAGTTCATATACGTGGACGATGGGATTCTGTCCTTTAAAGTGCTGCAAATCATGGATGATTCCAATATAAGGGTCCAAGCTCTCAATTCGGGTTACATCTCATCCCGTAAAGGTGTCAATTTACCCAATACCGACGTAGACTTGCCCCCTCTGTCCGCAAAGGATATACAGGACTTGCAATTCGGCATGCGGAATGGAATTCACATGGTATTTGCCTCATTCATCAGAGCCCCTGAAGACGTCTTGACCATTAGAAAAGTTTTGGGCCCTGAAGGCCAGGacatcaaaatcatctCCAAGATCGAAAACCAACAAGGTCTGGATAATTTTGACGCAATCCTGCAAGTCACAGATGGTGTCATGATAGCAAGGGGTGATTTGGGTATCGAGATCCTGGCACCAGAAGTGCTGGCCATTCAGAAAAAACTCATCGCAAAATGTAATGTGGCGGGCAAACCTGTCATTTGCGCGACCCAAATGCTGGAGTCAATGACCTACAACCCAAGACCCACAAGGGCTGAAGTCTCTGATGTCGGAAATGCTGTGTTGGATGGTGCTGATTGTGTTATGTTGTCTGGCGAAACGGCAAAGGGCGATTACCCAGTCAATGCGGTCAAGATAATGGCGGCCACAGCTTTAATTGCAGAAAGCACTATTGCGCATTTGGCTCTATATGATGATCTCAGAGACGCCACTCCTAAGCCCACCTCCACTACAGAAACCGTTGCAGCCGCAGCCACTGCAGCTATTTTGGAGCAAGATGGTAAAGCCATCGTTGTATTATCCACTACAGGAAACACAGCAAGGTTGCTCTCTAAATATAGACCAAGTTGTCCTATCATACTAGTAACGAGGCACGCAAGAACGGCAAGAATCGCACATTTATACAGAGGtgtttttccatttgtCTTTGAGCCAAAACGCTTGGACGACTGGGCTGAAGACGTGCACAGACGCTTAAAGTTTGGCGTGGAAATGGCGAGGTCTTTTGGAATGCTCGAAAGTGGTGATACTGTTGTTTCCATCCAAGGTTTCAGAGGCGGAATCGGACATTCAAACACCTTGCGTGTTTCTACTGTTGGTGAAGAGTTTTAG